The sequence CTTGACATTTTATGGTTCTTTCAGAACCAACAAAATGGACGGATAGCAGCATTTGGTGGAGACAAACCGCAGCTCCAGTCTCCCATTAAGACCATGGGTTTTTACTGCCAGCACTTGCTTCTATGGAGTCCACCGGTAGCGAAGCCTGACTGACATTCGTTGCCTGGGACCTTCTCATCGACACTTCTGCTGGCGAGATCTGCCTCAGGTCACGTCTGGCCTTCCTTACTGGGGTCATTTCCCGCAGTGATCCACTTGGGTCACCTGACGTGTAAGAACTTTTCTGCAGCGATGTCACTGTGTCCTTCTGTTCTTCGGCGAGCATTCGTGACTTGTGtatgacactgctgtccctccCTCCATTCTGTGGGACGTCCCGGAAGACGTCTTCATCTTCCGTCTGTGAGGGAGTCTTGATTCTAGGCACGGCTTCCTTCCTGCTGGGAGAACCCGGCACCTTGTCATCACTGTGGGACCGCCTGTCTCTTCTGGACGTGGACTTTCTGTCTTCTCGTGTGTCCCCCTGTCCCCTCTCCCCTTCTCTCTCAGGTTCCTGGAATCTCACTGACAACGATGCGCCTCCATTCCTCACTTCTTCCCTCAGCCCCGACTCCCTACCCATCCTGTATGATACCGCCCCCTCCCTGACAGACAGGGAACTAGCGATGCTGCTCCCCACGTCATCTCCATCCCCATGTGAACCGCTCCTGGCCACCAACTCcctcatcttcttcttcaggtCTCGACTGGTTTTCTTGTAGTAGTACAGGTCCTTCTCCAGAAGCTGGCATTTCTGCTCCAGTTGGCCAATGGTCTCCTCTGTTGTCTCCTTACTGCCCTCTGATGCCTGAGAAAAGTAAACCATAAGTACAACATTACAGTGAGCAATACTTTGGTTACTCACAAGGGCAAAATCTGAGCAAAAACAAATCACTTTGGACAGTACAGCCACCCCACCTACCTGTTGCATCAAGAACTGCACCTGCTTTTCATACTCCTTCTGTTGATTGAGAAGCTTCCTTTCTGTATCCATTGCAGCACGCTGCAGAATTCAAACAACATAAGAATAATAGAATGACTAATCCTTTAAATACAATGTGCTGAATATTCAAGACATTACACTTGTTTTCATCCTACAATCATTTCCAGAAGGGTAGCAACAGAAACTTTACTGGAGCTATAATCCCCACCTCTAGCCTTCCATTGTTAACCAAAGTATCACCAGGACTTCATTTATTTGAAAGATATATCTGAAACAAATACAAACTTTGACAAACACAAAGCTAATGAAATATCTTGTGTGTCCCTACCTGTAGTGAGGCCTCCATCTCTCGGATGACCCTGTTCTGTTCATCCACCTTCAGCTCCATCTCCCCATACTGCAGCTCCAGTCTGCGCTCTCCCTCCCTCAGGGAAATCACCTGGGGAACACAAAGGGACAGATCAATAATAGTATCATAAGTGGGCATTCTGTAAGATACACTGTTAGTTGCAAAAAAGATCTACAGTTGTATCAATCCAGTTTAATGTAAATTTGATGTTATCAAACTGGAATCATCAAGTTttcatacagtaactgttatcaACAAGGTAAAAACGTTTGACACTACTAACTATGGCTTTGGAGAATTTGCTACGACATTGTCTATTTTCCCTGTTGATTCTTGTATGTCACTTGAACAAGCAACATTGTGAGAATTTGGGGTGATGGCTAGACACAACAGTCAGCCTAACATGACCTGGAAAACCTTCCATGTAAATGTTTGCTGTCTCCACAAATCTAAGATGCATGCTCTTGAAAATTGACTTGCTTACTGtactatgtacattgttaccttAAAGAGTTAGATACTGTTGGGTATATAATGCCCTTACCTTGTCAAAGTACTTGGTGAGCAGAGTCCTGGTTTCAGACACGGAGAGTGCATGTAGTTTCCCCAGCAGCATGTCCTCACTGTGGGTCAGCTCAGAGCGGCGCAGTTCCTGACGACGGCTGGCGATCAGGTCGTTCTTGTACTCGATAGCAGCGTCCAGCGCCTCGATGGCTTCATCTAACTCTATCAGCCTTCGCTCTTCCTGCAGACAAAAACATGATCATTATATTAACAAAAGATACTTAAGACCTGGTATTCTGTATGACCCCCTTTCCGATGGAGGGTGCAACCTCCGAGTgaccaaatatttgacagattgcTCCATGAATGTCATAGCTAcattttttacatcttgtgtgctttgttgtcctATAAATTATACTTCTACATCTTGCATCATAATCCAATGGTAAAATTCAGTTCCAATCCAATGGTTGCTCGGCGATTATCATCTAGTGACTAATCCTCATGTTGCAGATGTCTGCATGTATATTGATCAAACAagactgactgattgattgattgattgaacaaGACTGTATGATTTTACAAAGCTTGGTTCTCCACCTGTGGATCCAGTACATTTCCCTGTGCCAGTTTGGAGTCCAGCGCATCTCTCTGTCTGGATATCTTATCCCTGCCCTGCCGCAGTGTCCTGACCTCCTCCTTAACCCTCTGTCTCTCATCCGTCTCTCCTGTAGACAGGGCCCCAGTCCGCTCCTCCAGCTTCCTGTCCACCTCCTCCAGTCGAGAGGACAGGGTCGTCAGGTCCTGCATGGACAGACAAGGCAGTCATCAAACATGGAGCCACAGTCAAATGTTCTACTGCTTTTGGTATGGACAACCACCAGTCTCAAAGGCTTTGCAATAGCTGACAGGTCTTATAAATGTGTTAAAACTATAAGATAAGCAAACCATTATGGTCATTATCTTTGACTTCGTATCTGCTTGCTGTTTCACATTTTGAACTTAACATTTTGTTAGTGTTAAAAACAGCAACATGAACATTCCTCATGAAGAAATAAATGTCTGACTGCAAACCTTAGTGATGATCTGACTAGACCGGAGCTTCTTCATCTCCAGTTGACTCCTCTCCGTGATCATGGCCTCCTTCTTGGCAAGGATCTCCTCCCGTTTCTGCAGCTCTCCCTCCAACATCTCCACCCCTCGCCGCCGCTCCAGAACCTTCTCCATCTCCTCGTCCAGCCAGCGCCTCTGTTCATCCAGCTTCTGTTGTTCCAGGTCAGCAGTAAAGCCTGTGTTAcaggacagacagacaaacagatggATCAGAACTCTGATGAGTACGTTTTATCAACAAACCCAACAAAGGAAGAAAATAATACGATGAGTACGAGTAAGAAAATAACTGTCTAAAACTACGAACTAAAGCCCAGAAAACTTCTTCCACAGCTATTTTTAGTGAAACTCTTATCCTATTCATCCTCACTTAAACCTCCTGGATTGCTGCCGTTGTAAGTATGACCATGATATCCATGCCCACAAGTTTTGTCTCTTCTTCACAAAGCAAACTGCACATAAACCAACAGCCTGTACTTACCCAGAGTACCAGCACTGCCCTGTCGGAGACGTTTCTTGGCTGCAGCGACTTCCTCCGTCTTCCTCTTCAGGATCTTCTGCTGTTGCTGGTTCTGAATCTCCAGGTCTTTAATCCTTTGCTGGTCTTTCTGCAGCTCTCTCTCCAGTTTTGTCTAGAGTAATAAGGTGTGCCAGTATAAACTTCATATTCTAAAATACATAAAAGTCAATGTACTATTCTCTCCAGCACAAGATGATAGGTTTTCTCTAACCTCTTAGGTCTTACCCTTGGTATCCTATTGCCTATCTTTTCTGcagtttttttattactttattcAAACTGCCAAGACTCTCAAACTGCAGATGTCAGGAACTTTTAAAATGGATACAAAGTCTGGAGAACcaaaatcaaagtttcaaaatggTGTGTCATTGTCCATACCTTGCCATCTGCTTCAGCCTTGAGTTTTTTGTGCAGGTTGTCGTGTTGCTGTTTCATGTCTCGGATGCTGAGCTCCAGGTCATGGATCCTCTTGTCATTCTGTCCGTGGAGGGTTGCCAccttctccttctctctctgctTCTTGGCGAGGGCCTGCACGCGGGACTTGGCAGTCTCCATCTTCTTACGGAAGTCCTTCTGAAGCTTCTCCTTCTCGTTTGACTCATGGTGTCCTATTACAAACAGGTTCATAGCATGGGTACATACAGTTTGATGAAATGCGTAATGTCACTATGTGCTGTTTGAGGCAATATTGCTGTTACAGCTCTTTCACTAACGATTTGGACATGCATGTATGCTTCAAAACGTTTTATACACAAAGTTTTTTAACATCTTTGGTGTGAAACATGCTTCATAGGAATATGTCTAGCTTGGCAATACTTTTACCcaacatttgaatgtttctATCCCAAAGACCTATTGCTTAAAAGTTATGGATGTGACCTTTACCCCTGTTCTCCACCTCCTGAAGTTTCTTCTGTGTCTCCATGGCTTCTTTCTTGGCCTGCTCAGCATCCTTCTCCAGCTGCTGCACCTTAGCTGAGTACTGTCGGTTCATCACCTGGGCATCCTTACCTACACACACAAGACATTCAGATCAACACTTTGTCTCACAACTCATAGACATAACCTCTTGGGCAAAAGTATAACAATATCCCTTAAATGGATTTCCATTTATGTCCAGGTAGTTGTAGAATCAAAAAGACAAGTAGAACGGTCTACCCACCTGTCTTCACCAGTTCCCTGATCAGTTCCTCCTTCATGCGGATATTTAAGGCCAGCTCTCGCATCTTCTGATTAGCAGTCTGGAGCCTGTTCAAACAGTTGTCATAAGTAAAACTACCAAAATAACCACAGATTAGACATCAGAGTCAGGACATGATGAAGGGACCACAAATTGGAATTCTTAATCATTCTGATGTTTTTATCCTCAGTATCttcactgttagtgttaccagGGATGTCTGAAGCAAATGTTTTCTATTCCTATTGCTGTTGTTAAGACTGTCATCTTAAATTAAGCTTActtcaatttcatgtcatgatgttcagattttttggatgGATAAGGTAAAAAATGTGACGTCCCGCGGCTTGAAGCAAATTTTGTCCAGGGAAAAAGGGATGGGTCCTGCAGACAGATATGCACATGTATACTGGTCTAATGCTTGCCATATACCTGACTTCTGACTCCTTCATCCTCTGCCTGGTCACGTGTGTGCTGGCTCGTAGGTTCTCTACCTCCACATTCAGGCTCTTACTCTGGGGATCCACCCAGATAGACACACCTGTACAGAAGGACATGTCACTTACATGTTATATCATGGTATACTGAGCACCACACCACTAGATCACCAGTTCATCTGACCAAAGGAAAGGTGAATCCTGTTGACAATGACTATTCATCTACTGATTAAAGGTTCAAGCAAGTTATTTGTCATCttcatcaaaaacaaaatggAGCCTGGtcaaaaaataaacattactGGTAAAAAACTAAACATTATTGGAGACAAATTTATAATCAAGAATTTCAAATTGTTTTTGCTGTATCAATACCAAATTTGTTTTTGCTGTATCAATACCAAAGGGAAATCAGATATGACATTGAATTTCCTGTAATAGCCTTGACAAGATTCTTACTTCCATACAGCatctatacaaaaaaaaacatacctttAGACTCTCGCTTGTCTGTTATCTCCCTCCTGATTGGCTCCCCATCATCATCTGGTAAGTCTCCAGCAAGGGCCAGTTTGAAGGAAACTTTGGTGTCTTCACCAAGCTCAGTGGCTGCCTTTCTCTTGACCTTCCATGTGCCCCCAAGGGCCCTGGAATACCAATATTGATAATGTTCAAGAAACTACAGCTTTGTAAAGACAGGATATTTTGGCAGTGTAAAGGTATTCTCCAAGAACACAACACTGACATTTTAGAATATGATTAGTTTAGTgtaatttccattcaaaataaAAGCTTTGTATGATTAAGGAAAACAACTATAACTCCATGCAACTGTTACTGATGTTATTTAGAATTAGATCTTACTTTGCTggatcatcttcatcatcactgTTTTGTTCCTCGCTGGCATCACTAAACTGTTCGTGTTGGACCTTGTCGTTGTCCTCAAGCTGGTTGGCGAGCAGGTGGCTCCGAGCCCGGAAGTTCTGGATGACTCTCTCCAGGGAAAACACACCAGGGCTGGTATGTACCTGACGGAAGTGATATGTGTTATGCAGTGTAACAGTGCTTTTACTTTGAATTAAGTAGCAAACCTTCAATTCAACCCTGGTATATGCTTACTACATAAATGTACAGCCTTCAGCCTGAAATGAAAAATGCATGTATCACAAGAGGACCTGTCAATGTTACCATAGTTTTGAACACAACTGGTAAAGATTTTTCTACTCACCTTCCTGGATTCAGGTCTGAGCCCTATCTGACTGGAGCTGGCGATGCTGAAGTTCCTTAGCTTGGTCCTGACAGGAGCAGAGTGTGCCCGTGCACTGGGGAGAGCACCATTCCTGGGTAACACATCTGGTGTGTCCGACACTTCTATCTGCTGTAAGAGACAATTAGGACAGAAAGGATGCATCAACAGTACTTAATTCAACAAGGTTTCCATgaatcaataaatatttctattacatgtatgtataagtacaaatttctactttttcattgataaaaagTACTCCAGAGAGTACCTCTACAGAGAGTTCAGCTTGTGACTGATAGCATTGTTTATAGCATATACTTGTATATCAGAAAAGAAGATAACCTACCACTGAGTTTGTCTGATCAGACTCCAGTTGTTGTAGGTTTTCTATGAGAACTTGCTGATCTATCAGCTTCTGTTCCTGTTCCCCAAGCCGTTCTTCCGTCAGTGCCAGTTTCTCCCGGAGACTCTGATTCTCTGCTTCCAGCTTCTGAATCCTCTCCTGCATGTACAGATGTCAATGATTTTAGTACAATTGACAGTGGTGCATCCTTCAGAAAGTAAGATCATATTCATTCTTAAATCTTAAGcacaagaaatacattttgattGGGATTGAATAGGTCAGTTTGAACCACTCTCATGGCAGAGTGTTAACAAAAACTTATTTCTTGGTTTAGCCTTCCAAACTGACTTCTGTTCATTTTGGCTCATGTACAGTGTTTTTAGACACTTAGTAGGACGTTAGGTATCACACAGTCAAcatgcaagaaaacaaaaacaaagtaatGAAAAAGGCAAAACTGCAAATTTGATTCACCATACCTCCTAACtgttacaatacaatacttTTGCTACTGAATATGATTGCGATACCTTTGATGGTACCTGCTTTATTGCAAAGAAAGCATGTGAAGGTTGCAAAAGAAGTTTCTGAAGCATTCTGTATGCACCACATTGGAGATTTGCCTGCTGATCCGTGCTCCTTACCTGACAACTTTTCCCACCAGTAAAGTCGTGCTTTGATAATAATGAAGAAATGGATTCATATCAAATCAGGGTCATTCTATATCCTTATCCTTAACATTAAAATCCAAACCAATGCAAGCATTCACTCCTTCAACTTAACAGGTGACAGTGCTTACTTTCCTATCAAATCCTGTCCTGTTCTGTAAACAACAGATCAGAAACACTTACCGCCATCTGAGAGGCCTCTCTGGCCTTCTCTGCAAAGATTTCCTCATCAGATTTCAGGTCCTTATGAGCCTTTTTCAGGTCTTTCTTTAGTTTGTTCATGGCCTCCTGGTCAGCCTCCTCCCCTCCAAGGATGAAGGCCCCGGGTACCTCATTCTTCACCTCATCCATCAGGTCCAGCCAGTTCTGGATACGTGCCTCCTGGCTCTTGGTCAGGATGTCACTCTGGAGAAACAGACAAGAAACAATTAAAGGAAAGAGAATTTACAACTTATCAGTAACAGCCACAAGAAACTGTTGGTAATTTTGACAACATAAAACTTTTCAAGCACTAAATGATGTAAAATTAAATAGCTGTAATTGTTTTAATTAGTCTAACCAATCTTAGGGATTACAGTATAGTACTGATGCAATTATTTAGTAAGAAAAGTTGTTACGACAAAAATACCTGTTGCACATCCACAAACTGTTTGTAGGCCTCCTCAGCACACAGCCTGTAGTGAGCACACTCAGTCTTGGACTGGGCCAGCTGCTCCTCCAGCATTCTGACACGCAAGTCTTCTGGCGTGGCATCCCGTTCCGTCTCCGTCAGGTCCCTGTACGCGTCACGCTGTCTCCGCAGCTCCTCCTTCAGAGCCTCGATCTCTGTCCGCATGGCGTCCATGGCTATGGATTGTGGGTCTGTGTTTACGATTGGCTTATTTCTGTTGGAGACAAAAGGGATGGTATATTTTCATCTCAGCCTAGAGCTCTATGACATCAGCATGCAGGTAATCATATGCCAGTTATGTACAAAAACCTTGATAAGTAGTGTCCTAAAGCATGATGAAACTATTCCCAGATGAttgatgtatatacattgtcaaGCTGCATATAGTAAGTAGTCATGATGTACCAAAAATAATAAATATCTTTcttatttgaaaaaaacaaacttacttGATGTTTCTCGCTCTGTTGGCATACTTGAGTGAATTTAATGTTTCATCAAAGTCTGAGCTGGATGGGCTGATGCAGGTGATCATGGCAGTCTGGGCATTTCCTCCGAGGGAGTCCTTCAGCAGCCTGGTGATCTTGGAGTCTCTGTACGGGATGTGTGAAATCTTCTTCTTCGTGTCGCCCAGAGCACTGATGACGTTCCCCAGGGCAAGCAGCCCGCTGTTGATGTGGATGGACTCCTTGAATCGGTCCCCAACATTGCCAGTTTTCTGAGCTCTCTCTGACCCTGCCAAGTCCACAAAGTGAAACTTGGACGACACAAAGCGGGTGTCCTTTGTGGTGGAGTCCAAATCATCCTCGGCTGGAGCCAGAGAAGTGGCGGTGTCAACGTCACGCCATCTCTGCTCGATGACGAGGGTGAAGATGCTGTGGGAGCGGCTGGAGTGCTCGTTCATGAGTGTGGTGCCTGTCTGTCGGGAGGCAGAACCTGATGCCAGGATGGCCATCACCTCCTCAACAGAACAGCACTGTTCCTCCTTGGCACCAATTATGACTGTAATCACACATAAAACACATTACTGTACTACTGACCAATAGCAACAGTTCTATTCAAACTGATCCAATCCTTGTCAACAAAAAATATCTAGAATGTCTCAGTCTTGATAGCACTTGATATCACATAGGCAAACATTACAGAGAAAACAAGTGTCTGAATAAAATGCATTCAGTTCAGCTCTGTTTTCATATATTACAATATTTGGCTGTACACAGAGCTGTATACAGTGCTTTCATTAGTCTTAACATAAGAAGAGAATGAGCAGTCCTGTGGTACTTAAGAGATTAGGTACATAAAGCAATGAGTATGGTGAAAAGCTCCATTGATAACAGCAAAATGGCAAAGCCCTGTGTTACTTGGGCCATATCGTCTTACAGTCACTTCAAAACATGTTTTCTCTTGTGATGAAACTTGATACATCCTGACTAAACATTTCAGCAGTATTTAATATGCATATACACAGCAATATAATATGCTCATGCATACTTGCTTGGGAAATAGTgtctaaaaatatacaattttggtcagacttttagttacatgtatctgtgacgtgagaaatgtttgaatattgaaaacaatggaatgtcaGGCTGTTTTACTCACAAAAACATGCATTTTGACTCTTAAGAGCTACTTCATGATCACTGCCATCTGCAATGTCAACAAAAGCCCTAGACCACTTAAATGTTGAGTAGCACTTTGTAGCACTCTCCTCTCAGCTGCAAATCTCTCTATTCAACTTCAGGGTAAATCAATGTAATTCTACCATGACCAGcttttcaaaacaatatctaCCTGTATCCTTTCAAAATCTGAGTCAGTGTCTAAGATCATATATTAATATTGGaattatttgtgtttttttttacaaccctTTAGAGACATTGATAATGTGAAAAATATTTCCAAttggaaagaaaacacacagaaaatacaATATGGTTATGTGCTGCTACCTTAAGTTTGAGTCCCATACCTGTGTTTCCATTTTCGTCTTCCCTAATGTGCAAATCCTTGCTGGATGTTTCCAGCTCAATCAGGTCTCTCAACTCTTCCATGTACACCTCAATGTAGGAGACCAGCACTGTATAGTCAACATTATGGTTCTCCGCAATGGTGGAGAAGATCTGTTTGATGGCACGAGGGATGATACCATACT comes from Branchiostoma floridae strain S238N-H82 chromosome 2, Bfl_VNyyK, whole genome shotgun sequence and encodes:
- the LOC118410478 gene encoding kinesin-like protein KIF27 isoform X2; amino-acid sequence: MQGPEVPVRVAVRVRPLLPRERLHNHQVCVRVIPGANQLVLGKDRAFTFDHVLTSKTSQDEAYSKIVEPLVHSCFEGYNATVFAYGQTGSGKTYTIVGGGNTDTITEEEYGIIPRAIKQIFSTIAENHNVDYTVLVSYIEVYMEELRDLIELETSSKDLHIREDENGNTVIIGAKEEQCCSVEEVMAILASGSASRQTGTTLMNEHSSRSHSIFTLVIEQRWRDVDTATSLAPAEDDLDSTTKDTRFVSSKFHFVDLAGSERAQKTGNVGDRFKESIHINSGLLALGNVISALGDTKKKISHIPYRDSKITRLLKDSLGGNAQTAMITCISPSSSDFDETLNSLKYANRARNIKNKPIVNTDPQSIAMDAMRTEIEALKEELRRQRDAYRDLTETERDATPEDLRVRMLEEQLAQSKTECAHYRLCAEEAYKQFVDVQQSDILTKSQEARIQNWLDLMDEVKNEVPGAFILGGEEADQEAMNKLKKDLKKAHKDLKSDEEIFAEKAREASQMAERIQKLEAENQSLREKLALTEERLGEQEQKLIDQQVLIENLQQLESDQTNSVIEVSDTPDVLPRNGALPSARAHSAPVRTKLRNFSIASSSQIGLRPESRKVHTSPGVFSLERVIQNFRARSHLLANQLEDNDKVQHEQFSDASEEQNSDDEDDPAKALGGTWKVKRKAATELGEDTKVSFKLALAGDLPDDDGEPIRREITDKRESKGVSIWVDPQSKSLNVEVENLRASTHVTRQRMKESEVRLQTANQKMRELALNIRMKEELIRELVKTGKDAQVMNRQYSAKVQQLEKDAEQAKKEAMETQKKLQEVENRGHHESNEKEKLQKDFRKKMETAKSRVQALAKKQREKEKVATLHGQNDKRIHDLELSIRDMKQQHDNLHKKLKAEADGKTKLERELQKDQQRIKDLEIQNQQQQKILKRKTEEVAAAKKRLRQGSAGTLGFTADLEQQKLDEQRRWLDEEMEKVLERRRGVEMLEGELQKREEILAKKEAMITERSQLEMKKLRSSQIITKDLTTLSSRLEEVDRKLEERTGALSTGETDERQRVKEEVRTLRQGRDKISRQRDALDSKLAQGNVLDPQEERRLIELDEAIEALDAAIEYKNDLIASRRQELRRSELTHSEDMLLGKLHALSVSETRTLLTKYFDKVISLREGERRLELQYGEMELKVDEQNRVIREMEASLQRAAMDTERKLLNQQKEYEKQVQFLMQQASEGSKETTEETIGQLEQKCQLLEKDLYYYKKTSRDLKKKMRELVARSGSHGDGDDVGSSIASSLSVREGAVSYRMGRESGLREEVRNGGASLSVRFQEPEREGERGQGDTREDRKSTSRRDRRSHSDDKVPGSPSRKEAVPRIKTPSQTEDEDVFRDVPQNGGRDSSVIHKSRMLAEEQKDTVTSLQKSSYTSGDPSGSLREMTPVRKARRDLRQISPAEVSMRRSQATNVSQASLPVDSIEASAGSKNPWS
- the LOC118410478 gene encoding kinesin-like protein KIF27 isoform X1 yields the protein MQGPEVPVRVAVRVRPLLPRERLHNHQVCVRVIPGANQLVLGKDRAFTFDHVLTSKTSQDEAYSKIVEPLVHSCFEGYNATVFAYGQTGSGKTYTIVGGGNTDTITEEEYGIIPRAIKQIFSTIAENHNVDYTVLVSYIEVYMEELRDLIELETSSKDLHIREDENGNTVIIGAKEEQCCSVEEVMAILASGSASRQTGTTLMNEHSSRSHSIFTLVIEQRWRDVDTATSLAPAEDDLDSTTKDTRFVSSKFHFVDLAGSERAQKTGNVGDRFKESIHINSGLLALGNVISALGDTKKKISHIPYRDSKITRLLKDSLGGNAQTAMITCISPSSSDFDETLNSLKYANRARNIKNKPIVNTDPQSIAMDAMRTEIEALKEELRRQRDAYRDLTETERDATPEDLRVRMLEEQLAQSKTECAHYRLCAEEAYKQFVDVQQSDILTKSQEARIQNWLDLMDEVKNEVPGAFILGGEEADQEAMNKLKKDLKKAHKDLKSDEEIFAEKAREASQMAERIQKLEAENQSLREKLALTEERLGEQEQKLIDQQVLIENLQQLESDQTNSVQIEVSDTPDVLPRNGALPSARAHSAPVRTKLRNFSIASSSQIGLRPESRKVHTSPGVFSLERVIQNFRARSHLLANQLEDNDKVQHEQFSDASEEQNSDDEDDPAKALGGTWKVKRKAATELGEDTKVSFKLALAGDLPDDDGEPIRREITDKRESKGVSIWVDPQSKSLNVEVENLRASTHVTRQRMKESEVRLQTANQKMRELALNIRMKEELIRELVKTGKDAQVMNRQYSAKVQQLEKDAEQAKKEAMETQKKLQEVENRGHHESNEKEKLQKDFRKKMETAKSRVQALAKKQREKEKVATLHGQNDKRIHDLELSIRDMKQQHDNLHKKLKAEADGKTKLERELQKDQQRIKDLEIQNQQQQKILKRKTEEVAAAKKRLRQGSAGTLGFTADLEQQKLDEQRRWLDEEMEKVLERRRGVEMLEGELQKREEILAKKEAMITERSQLEMKKLRSSQIITKDLTTLSSRLEEVDRKLEERTGALSTGETDERQRVKEEVRTLRQGRDKISRQRDALDSKLAQGNVLDPQEERRLIELDEAIEALDAAIEYKNDLIASRRQELRRSELTHSEDMLLGKLHALSVSETRTLLTKYFDKVISLREGERRLELQYGEMELKVDEQNRVIREMEASLQRAAMDTERKLLNQQKEYEKQVQFLMQQASEGSKETTEETIGQLEQKCQLLEKDLYYYKKTSRDLKKKMRELVARSGSHGDGDDVGSSIASSLSVREGAVSYRMGRESGLREEVRNGGASLSVRFQEPEREGERGQGDTREDRKSTSRRDRRSHSDDKVPGSPSRKEAVPRIKTPSQTEDEDVFRDVPQNGGRDSSVIHKSRMLAEEQKDTVTSLQKSSYTSGDPSGSLREMTPVRKARRDLRQISPAEVSMRRSQATNVSQASLPVDSIEASAGSKNPWS